The DNA region ACGACAAGCTCAGCTTCGGGCCCAAGTTTGAAGGCGTGCACGACCTGGACAGTGGAGAGGCCTTCCTGGAGGTCATCGAGAAGGAGCATCACACCACGGTGGTGGTGGTTCACATCTACAACGTCGGGGTCAAAGGTTGCGAGCAGCTCAACAGCTGTCTGGACTGCCTAGCCGCCGAGTACCCCACCGTTAAGTTCTGCAGGATTGACGCAGTGGCGTCCGGCGCCGCCGAGCGCTTCTCGGACGACGTTTTGCCCACGCTGCTGGTCTACAAAGCCGGAGAACTAATAGGAAACTTCCTGGCCTGCACGCAGCACCTCAACGAAGAGTTCTTTGCTACTGACGTGGAGGCTTTCCTCAATAGCTACGGCCTGTTGCCGGAGAAGGAGCTGCTCTtggatgatgaagaagaaaacGACGtagagtaaataaataataatgtttgaCTTTGGACTTATTTTTTGGGgcgtaatagaaaaaaaaacataacatcaCCACTAGCTCAATAGTGTTTGAAGGAAAACCCCAGTTGACATCTGTGTTCAGGTGCTCACAGGTAAACACATGCCAAAACTAAAATATGAGCTAAATACATCAGATTCAAAAGGTCAAAGCCATCTGGTTGTGGAAATGTTTGTGTAAACACATCTTGTGGATGTATGGCCTACCACTACCTACCGGCGCTACTCAAGCCGGTGTGGGAGGACCAAACAGTCTAGTATTTTCACCGTAACCAGTAAAATGTTGACAGAGACtatttatttctgttctgtCTAATGTAAAAGTGGGACGTTGTGGTTTTAAACAAAGTGATGTGACTCAGCTAAAAGGCACTTGAGTCAGTCATCTCTGTCGGATTTACTAAAACTCTGCTTATGACTATGAACAGTTTACAGGAATATGATGAAACATATCCTAGTATACATGTAtctcataataaataaaataaaattgtataAAATAGTGTATTGCATTTTGTTGAATCagaagctctgttggttcctcCCAACCACAAGTTATGTCAGAATATTAAGTATTACAAGTGTTGACAGGAGGATTGTTTAATGAATCTTTGTTTCCACTTGTTGTCCTGCTGACTTAACCAGCTGCTGTGCTtgactatattattattattatgatattacCTTAAGATTTAATTATTGATTTGAAACAGCAAAACATGCATCACACAGACCAGAGCAAGGCCTATCGCCTCCTGCGATCATATGTTAAGTAATCTAGTCTGTTAATCTCTTGACTTCCCCTTGACCGTGGTGCTGCAGGCAGGCCCAAACCACAGCACAAGGCTTGATGTTGtcatgtgtatttttatttgtagaATCTCCAGTCTCATCCTAAACCACAGACTCTATTTGATAATACAGGTGATTCCTCAGAGCCTGACATGACCTGAGACCTATGCCGAGGTACGGAGGGAAATCCTCTTACAGGATTAGGGTTAAAGCAGGTTGACATGGTGCTTTTTTTACAAAAGGTTAATCTGACACTCACACTAAATAATAATATCATGgttgttttacagtattacTTTGCACAAGCACATTCCTTGGCGTCGGGGTTTTCTACTTTCATTTCGGTTCTCAGTCTCACATTCAGTATTGCTGCAAAGAGCCTCTCGACTTCTAATTGGCTTCAAAGTACAGTCATTTGAGAGCTCGTGAAGTGTGACATGCTAGGCATATTTCTGTGGTGATCTACATGTACACGTGTGATTCTACTGCACCACAGCTGGCTTCCAGCTGCCTCCAGCAGGCACCACCTCATTCGCACACAGTAGCGTGTGAAAGATTCATCAGCGACTTTAGAAAACTCCCACTCTCTGTAGCTAGaggttttctgtctttttagTGGCGCCCAAACATGTTTGCCGCTGACCTCGACGGAAGCAAGCGTGCGAGAGTAGCAGCCAGATGGTCCTAAAACATCCCATTATCAAACTGGCATGCCACCAGTGTCCCACAAAGGGAATGGGAGTATGACTCAGGGCTGTGAAATACTTTCACAGAGCATCTAATCAGAAAATCATATGATTGAGCCTcaatttttattcatttcatttactaaGAAGCAGGTTTACAATTTTTTATGCACAGCTTTTGCATGTCAAGATTTGAGGGACTTGTTTCTTGGAAGTGGCCCCAGAACTCGATCTGACTCATCGGTCCCCtcaaacaaatgtttatctCAGTGTTTACCCACCTGATGCCGGCCCCCGTTCGTGACGTTTTGATTCCCCCTTTTGTTTATGCTGCTTTGCTAATTGGATAACTGTTGTGCTGTTTGCGTTCTGACTCTTGGAAACCCACGCTGCCATGCTCTATTTcacccacacaaaaaaaacaattttgcAAAGCTGATGTCATGACATGACAGAAGAAATCTGTTTTCAGATGCAGTTGGTTCCTGGGACCAAATATGGATGAGCGGATGTGGGGGAGAGAACTGTGGTCACTTGATGCCATCATAGCTGAAAACCTATTTATGTCTTGTTTACATCCAAGTCcctcctgttttatttatgagGTAATTATGTAAATGTCATTGCTTGACTCACTTGCTCCTGATTATTACAAATGtctatatatttaaaaacaaaacaactgttttatcatgaagaggaagggaggacgCAAGCGATTAGACTCCAAAATATGAGTAAGTGAGAaggtgcagcagacacacaccccaCCATTAGGTTGGTCCTGGGTTTGACTCACACACTAAGCTGCCTTTGGTAATTGTTTGAATAAATAGACAGACACAGTGAGATATTTACAGAGTTCCGCATTACAGGTAAAAATAGGAAACCACTTGTCAAGACAAATAACACCTCAACAATCTCAGAAACTTGAGATTGGAGGGTGTAGGTCATTATGCTTTTGGGTTTAACACCCATGACAAGTACAGACAACAACCAGCTGGCTGAGTCAGTCTGCAAAGCTACTAGGAGTTACTGTACACCTTAATATCCAAGCGTGACAGCAAAGTGTAAGGAGATAGTTCTGTTGCCTGAAGCAACCCTTCGCCTTAACACTTCTCGTGTTTATGCCCTCGGTCTTTTGTCTCCCAGAAGTCTGAACTTAGTGATGAACCAATAAACCACTGTGGTATTTGCAATAACTGGTCCAGACAGGGACCAAATACCTACCAAGTCACCGGGAGGTTTGCAATTGACTGCAGTTGAAATAGTGAAAGCAATTAAAGCTTGATCTGAAGCTGAGATTGAAGCAATTCAAAGAATGAGGCATTCCCATTTCAAGAAAGCACAAAGCTAAAAGCATGTTTGGTACAAGGTGAGAAATTAGTAAGAAGAATCTAATCTAAGACGTTATACGACCAGATAGTAATAGGGATTAAAGATCTCTGTTGTGCTTATATTTTTAACATATTCTAAATATTGTAAAGTTTTTCCTATGCCAATAGCCTATGTCAGTAAACTGTGTAGGAATAACAGATGTGCAGATCAGCTTATCATggaaaatataattttaaaaaaataaatagagagACATAAATTTAATTCCAAATATCTTCTAGGGATTCCCCAGTTTACAGTGACCTAACACGTAGTATTAACGCATTTTCCATATAAATACATCACCTGCTATTgtgttattaatgttttattttaatgtggtCATCTTTGGACTTCCCAAAACAGCTCAACCTAAGATTTTTCACAATACACGCCTTTTCAGATTTCTATCCTGCTTTAAATTAGTAGTACACACATACTGTCACGCACACGCCTGATGTGTACTGTAAGAGGGAGTACACGCACTAACTGCAGCTTTTTAGAAGACCTGTGTGTTGGCGTCATCTGCTGGCTATTATTGTATTCAAAGAGTAGATAGCAAGTTTAAGTTTTAAATAAACCTTCAAAATTTACTTAAAAAAATTTACTTAAAAAAATTCGAATCCTCTTTATCTCCAATAACATAAATAACCTGATTGGTAGAAGTAGTGTCAAAGCGACAATAATATCGCTGGTTGGAACGTAGTTGAACAGCTACACCCGCTGAACTCTAGATAAAAtacatttcccatgatgcattggTGGCATTAACAGATTCCTGATCTGCGCATGAGGCGCATCTTCGTAAGGGAAAAATGGCGGCACTGTTGCTGCAGGAGTTCGAAGCTTCTGAGCTTTCAAAATTGTCCAAAACCTTTCAAGACAGGCTGGAAAAGCTCGTTTCGGATCAGCAGTATGAGATCGATTCTTTAAAAGCACAACAGGAACAGTTTCGAGTTGACAGCGGTGAGTTGTTTTGCTAGCTAGAAGTATCTGTGTTTGGTTTTGCTAAACAGAGTGAAGCGTGTCGCAAAGTCGAGTCAACCTAAACATACTTACCCATAAACGTACAAACAA from Betta splendens chromosome 4, fBetSpl5.4, whole genome shotgun sequence includes:
- the pdcb gene encoding phosducin b, which translates into the protein MSDKLINMEETATHTGPKGVINDWRRFKLESMEQENLPAAKKELLRQMSSPNKPKDDSRANLNRKMSVQEYELLKEEDEGCLKKYRRQCMQEMHDKLSFGPKFEGVHDLDSGEAFLEVIEKEHHTTVVVVHIYNVGVKGCEQLNSCLDCLAAEYPTVKFCRIDAVASGAAERFSDDVLPTLLVYKAGELIGNFLACTQHLNEEFFATDVEAFLNSYGLLPEKELLLDDEEENDVE